In Daphnia magna isolate NIES linkage group LG6, ASM2063170v1.1, whole genome shotgun sequence, the following are encoded in one genomic region:
- the LOC116932472 gene encoding LOW QUALITY PROTEIN: uncharacterized protein LOC116932472 (The sequence of the model RefSeq protein was modified relative to this genomic sequence to represent the inferred CDS: deleted 1 base in 1 codon) produces the protein MSETPKEKLGTTAFLKNIGKRVLNTLSPKQFKRTPKVKETKPEEAENSESEDYQTGSSETEYETEEKLPGKDEQPTDDTRWENSKGKALRRTPPPTERLYPQLSEVEEKEIENSESEEDLPEIDEEDKDRAELKKPKRKARKVHIKGQPPTRWSSRNKHKAKVHQKGEKKKTEEENESENPSDSENEEKDNENLASTEEADEKPVRRPEKEKSAKEKEIKTERNRPISPSYHKQLDQSIQTGKKPLVGETPRMDYQSHYDHMYRCMKAGGASKEEAHMGAKAAAKQIVKSMNEIKEEQREKTSEKSCPIDTSQSYYLSQKLLLNQQQQTVSLLAQVPAFNGLGSTKFEDWIKHFDAVMNTSEFEEGRKIKLLCSKLFGSATDCVTTFQLRYPREAKDFSKIKQCLQERYHGGDSRKIYLTEYNNCIRNPGESIRDYACRIQKLFSFAYPTKEGKWVDLEMREQLIMDKFWGGLKPNLRERMSFKEFKNSDSLIKATENCAAILNEAKLERLNVEFINAVASNSNAISSSETKGKLSELEATLKNNQTLMSELMQQNQETAQLLNKVVQAQTQTNFRSQPAFQPQTEFIVVDRINEDCILGLDALYEHKFIIDGSERTIYRVKETKEHTASAPAIITKNRITIKPFSATVIESDGEGGKLPQNITCYLERGPGLHSGLRVDPFVCSVNDLTVFSVVLINETNEPITVPKFQVIGRIVFERTKKESINFCETEEQSPVDVDFSENLPLTIAEADRTSLVEFLKTNITMFASKADELGKTGLVKHHINTEGQGPIRLRPYRIHNNNKKELESILQELLVNKIIKPSVSPWAAPVVLVKKKSGGSDCA, from the exons ATGTCAGAAACCCCTAAAGAGAAATTAGGTACAACAGCCTTTCTAAAAAACATAGGGAAA CGGGTTTTGAATACATTATCTCCTAAACAATTTAAGCGAACACCaaaagtaaaagaaacaaaaccagAAGAGGCAGAAAATAGCGAGTCAGAAGACTATCAAACAGGCAGTTCAGAAACAGAATACGAAACCGAAGAAAAATTGCCAGGAAAAGACGAACAACCGACAGACGACACACGTtgggaaaattcaaaaggGAAAGCATTAAGGCGAACACCTCCCCCTACAGAGAGACTTTACCCGCAGCTATCTGAGGTTGAAGAGAAAGAGATTGAAAATTCAGAATCAGAAGAAGATCTACCTGAAATAGACGAGGAAGATAAAGATCGGGCAGAATTAAAGAAACCGAAAAGAAAGGCACGCAAAGTACATATTAAGGGACAGCCACCAACTCGGTGGAGTAGTCGTAACAAACATAAAGCTAAAGTGCATCAA AagggagagaagaaaaaaacagaagaggAGAACGAAAGCGAGAACCCTAGTGATAGTgagaacgaagaaaaagataacgaAAATCTCGCGTCAACAGAGGAGGCGGACGAAAAACCAGTCCGTCGaccagagaaagaaaaaagcgcaaaagaaaaagaaataaaaacagagaGAAACAGGCCGATATCCCCCAGCTATCACAAACAGTTAGACCAATCCATCCAGACAGGGAAGAAACCCTTGGTAGGGGAAACACCGAGAATGGATTATCAAAGTCACTACGATCACATGTATCGTTGCATGAAAGCGGGAGGGGCGTCAAAGGAAGAAGCGCACATGGGCGCCAAAGCCGCCGCAAAACAGATAGTGAAATCAATGAACGAAATTAAGGAAgagcaaagagaaaaaacaagcGAGAAATCTTGCCCAATAGATACAAGTCAAAGCTATTATTTAAGCCAAAAGCTATTGttaaatcaacaacaacaaacggtTTCCCTCCTTGCTCAAGTGCCAGCTTTTAATGGATTAGGTTCGACGAAATTTGAGGACTGGATCAAACATTTTGATGCAGTCATGAATACTTCAGAGTTTGAAGAAGGCAGGAAAATAAAGTTGCTATGCTCCAAACTTTTTGGTTCGGCGACCGACTGCGTAACGACTTTCCAGTTGCGCTATCCAAGAGAGGCAAAGGATTtctcaaaaataaaacaatgccTACAAGAACGGTACCATGGAGGAGACAGTAGAAAAATCTATTTGACCGAATATAACAATTGTATTCGCAACCCTGGAGAATCAATTAGGGATTATGCTTGTCGCatacaaaaacttttttcgtTTGCTTACCCGACGAAAGAGGGTAAATGGGTAGACCTCGAAATGAGAGAACAGCTGATAATGGACAAATTTTGGGGGGGATTAAAACCCAATCTTCGAGAACGGATGAGCttcaaagaatttaaaaattcagATAGTTTGATAAAAGCCACGGAAAATTGCGCGGCTATATTGAACGAAGCTAAATTAGAAAGACTAAACGTAGAATTCATTAATGCAGTCGCATCAAACTCAAATGCCATCTCTTCAAGcgaaacaaaagggaaattgTCAGAACTAGAAGCAACgttaaaaaacaatcaaacattAATGAGTGAATTGATGCAACAAAACCAAGAAACCGCTCAACTATTGAATAAAGTCGTACAAGCACAGACCCAAACGAATTTTCGCTCACAACCTGCTTTTCAGCCCCAAACC GAGTTCATTGTCGTAGATAGAATCAATGAAGATTGTATCTTGGGTTTAGACGCGCTCTACGAGCACAAATTTATTATAGATGGGAGCGAGAGAACAATATACCGTGTCAAAGAAACAAAGGAACACACGGCCTCTGCGCCAGCCATAATTACAAAAAACAGGATCACGATCAAGCCCTTTAGTGCCACTGTCATTGAATCCGATGGGGAAGGCGGGAAACTTCCACAGAATATTACATGTTATTTAGAAAGAGGGCCGGGATTACACAGTGGGTTACGAGTGGACCCCTTCGTCTGCAGTGTTAACGATTTAACCGTTTTTTCCGTAGTTTTAATTAACGAAACCAATGAACCAATCACTGTTCCAAAATTTCAAGTCATTGGAAGAATAGTAtttgaaagaacaaaaaaagaaagcatcAATTTTTGTGAGACAGAAGAACAATCTCCTGTCGATGTAGATTTCAGCGAAAACTTACCCTTAACAATAGCAGAAGCAGATCGAACTTCTTTGgtcgaatttttaaaaactaatatTACAATGTTTGCATCTAAAGCGGACGAATTAGGAAAAACAGGACTAGTTAAACACCACATTAACACGGAAGGACAAGGGCCCATTCGATTAAGACCCTATCGGAttcacaacaacaataaaaaggaATTAGAAAGTATTTTGCAAGAGTtattagttaataaaataataaagccGTCCGTGTCTCCATGGGCCGCACCtgtagttttagttaaaaagaaaagcggggGATCAGATTGTGCATAG
- the LOC116933817 gene encoding uncharacterized protein LOC116933817: MKVVLAAQVLSQSEADALRHLRVKLKVPKFAGSEAREEYCRRFNKLFDILNSWNINAKGDKEPLNKTNLEEKKKDLEDLSKFLRQLKLPNGRLVSVSKRKTCNGGVTPSLSSNCSILPVDNVTDDNSLCYARKRVRWNLL; this comes from the exons ATGAAGGTTGTCCTTGCAGCCCAAGTCTTGAGTCAGTCAGAAGCAGATGCTCTCCGACATCTGCGTGTCAAGTTGAAGGTTCCTAAG TTTGCTGGTAGCGAGGCTAGAGAAGAATACTGTCGTCGGTTCAACAAGCTATTtgatattttaaattcatggAACATCAACGCAAAGGGCGATAAAGAGCCATTAAACAAGACAAATTtagaagagaagaagaaggattTGGAAGACCTATCGAAATTTCTAAGGCAACTGAAACTCCCTAATGGACGGTTAGTCTCTGTCAGCAAAAGGAAAACCTGC AATGGTGGTGTAACTCCTTCACTTTCCTCGAATTGCTCCATTCTGCCTGTTGACAACGTAACAGATGACAATTCCCTTTGTTACGCTCGTAAACGAGTACGCTGGAATTTACTCTAG
- the LOC123473942 gene encoding uncharacterized protein LOC123473942 has product MLEENIDSSLYDYPFQQILTAKFNQDPVERFFGIVRAIDGHPTCTPWLHLFRILSLYNSSTMDVNGENVDNEEKYCLLVEYKDCLLKRFKKDNAAAKNLRESLKDSLLEELRMLFVEDIEYEPAEIGVNEENSNPEVNEILSDEIVESIHNDAYVAEDEEVNFVEKNLDTMVFGDVVCLNIPVDDHFSQLASRVKLGEKLSESQQERMLSVLKRRNRCFPTSNRAIGHTKEAMHFINTGDASPIRCNPYRVSAFERRIIADKVEEMLEDGIIKESHSPWSSPVVLIKKAKMGDYRFCVDFRRLNAVTKRDVYPLPRIDDVLDRLAGANFFSCLDLASGYWQVPVAPEDQEKTAFITPDGLYSFVRLPFGLNCAPATFQRLMDKVLAGLKWNMCLVYLDDILIFGKTFDEHLARLDMVLKALERANLTLNVDKCSGTNRDASQKFEVFASIPGPRIILSTLYSRLRHNCTTPTLVIEEECCVELADKQEAAKKEIISRMTSAPVLAHFDEALKVTVQTDASQIGLGAVLSQDSGNGQRPVAFISRKLTDTETRYHANELECLAVVWALKKLRSYVYGRHFTIKTDSSAVKWMMSKKEVKVGKLQPIEPPSSPFQLIGVDHLGPFKETPTGHRHVIVCIDYLTKWVEMAPVPDTSTKFVTIFLESNILYRHGTPQRIITDQGSCFTSELFDEWIRKWGIQHIQATAEHPETNGLVERVNRTSTLALCAFINAQHNDWDKHLAAAAYAINTARQSTTEITPFELVNGRQPVLPVERLFPWPAEEQESHVDFLSRVHKLREAARLRILKKQRAVKERVDKRRRVQFELLPGDLVLVRRRPQLTTSGMKTSKE; this is encoded by the exons ATGCTTGAAGAAAATATCGATTCATCGTTGTATGACTACCCTTTTCAACAAATTCTTACTGCAAAATTTAATCAAGATCCAGTTGAG CGGTTCTTTGGCATTGTACGGGCAATTGACGGCCACCCAACATGCACTCCTTGGCTGCATCTCTTTCGGATACTTTCGCTGTATAATTCGTCTACAATGGACGTAAATGGGGAAAATGTCGATAACGAAGAAAAATACTGTTTGTTAGTGGAATATAAAGATTGCCTCTTGAAAAGATTCAAAAAAGATAATGCAGCTGCCAAAAACTTAAGAGAGTCCCTTAAAGATTCATTGCTGGAGGAACTGAGAATGCTTTTTGTAGAAGATATTGAATATGAACCTGCAGAAATAGGAGTAAATGAGGAGAATTCTAACCCAGAAGTCAACGAAATACTGTCAGACGAAATAGTGGAAAGTATCCATAATGATGCGTACGTAGCAGAAGATGAAGAAGTTAACTTTGTTGAGAAGAATCTGGATACTATGGTTTTTGGAG ACGTGGTGTGTTTAAATATTCCGGTTGACGATCATTTTTCTCAACTGGCATCGCGTGTCAAACTTGGAGAAAAGCTCAGTGAATCACAACAAGAGAGAATGCTCAGCGTGCTCAAGCGTCGGAATCGATGTTTTCCTACCTCGAACAGGGCAATTGGACATACCAAAGAGGCAATGCATTTCATCAACACGGGAGATGCCAGTCCGATCAGGTGTAACCCTTATCGAGTCTCTGCGTTTGAAAGACGCATCATTGCTGACAAAGTGGAAGAAATGCTGGAGGACGGAATCATAAAGGAGTCGCACAGCCCTTGGAGCTCACCAGTAGTCCTGATTAAGAAAGCTAAAATGGGTGACTATCGGTTTTGCGTTGATTTTCGTCGTTTAAATGCGGTAACCAAACGTGATGTGTATCCTTTGCCAAGAATAGACGATGTTCTAGATCGTCTAGCAGgagctaattttttttcttgtttagatTTAGCCAGCGGGTATTGGCAGGTGCCAGTTGCTCCAGAGGACCAAGAAAAAACGGCGTTCATCACTCCAGATGGACTGTATTCCTTCGTTCGTCTCCCTTTCGGTCTCAATTGTGCCCCAGCAACTTTTCAACGCCTTATGGATAAAGTGTTAGCAGGATTAAAATGGAACATGTGCTTAGTTTACCTCGatgatattttaatatttggtAAGACGTTTGATGAACATTTAGCTCGTCTTGACATGGTGTTGAAAGCCCTAGAGCGTGCAAACCTTACCCTTAATGTAGATAAAT GTTCGGGCACTAACAGAGATGCCAGTCAAAAATTTGAAGTCTTTGCTAGCATTCCTGGGCCTCGCATCATTCTATCGACGCTTTATTCTAGACTTCGCCACAATTGCACAACCCCTACACTCGTTATTGAAGAAGAATGCTGTGTGGAATTGGCTGATAAACAAGAAGcggcaaagaaagaaatcatCAGCAGAATGACGTCAGCACCAGTACTGGCTCACTTTGATGAAGCGTTAAAGGTGACTGTGCAAACGGACGCAAGTCAAATAGGGCTTGGCGCAGTCCTTTCGCAAGATTCAGGCAATGGACAGCGGCCCGTCGCCTTTATTAGTAGGAAATTGACGGATACGGAAACTAGGTATCACGCCAACGAGCTGGAGTGCCTCGCAGTAGTATGGGCTCTGAAGAAGTTGAGATCTTACGTCTACGGTAGACACTTTACAATTAAGACAGATAGTTCGGCGGTAAAGTGGATGATGAGTAAAAAGGAGGTAAAAG TCGGCAAACTTCAACCTATCGAGCCTCCATCATCTCCTTTCCAGCTAATTGGCGTCGACCATCTTGGACCCTTCAAAGAAACGCCGACTGGCCATCGTCACGTCATAGTTTGCATCGATTACTTAACCAAATGGGTTGAAATGGCGCCTGTTCCGGACACATCAACCAAATTTGTGACAATCTTCTTAGAATCGAACATACTATACCGGCACGGAACTCCACAAAGGATAATTACCGATCAGGGATCATGTTTTACATCTGAACTATTTGATGAATGGATAAGAAAGTGGGGAATTCAGCATATTCAAGCAACAGCCGAACATCCAGAAACAAACGGCCTGGTGGAACGCGTTAACCGGACTTCAACACTTGCGCTTTGTGCCTTCATCAACGCACAGCACAATGACTGGGACAAACACCTGGCGGCAGCAGCTTACGCAATCAACACTGCGCGTCAATCAACTACCGAGATCACACCTTTCGAGCTGGTGAACGGTCGCCAACCAGTCTTGCCCGTCGAACGTCTTTTTCCATGGCCAGCTGAAGAGCAAGAGAGCCACGTTGATTTTCTATCGCGGGTTCATAAATTAAGAGAAGCAGCACGACTGagaattttaaagaaacaacGAGCCGTGAAGGAACGAGTCGACAAACGCAGGAGAGTTCAGTTCGAACTTCTCCCCGGTGACCTAGTCCTCGTCCGTCGCCGGCCAC AGTTGACGACGAGTGGGATGAAGACGAGCAAGGAATAG